Proteins encoded by one window of Acinonyx jubatus isolate Ajub_Pintada_27869175 chromosome X, VMU_Ajub_asm_v1.0, whole genome shotgun sequence:
- the IRS4 gene encoding insulin receptor substrate 4, which translates to MASCSFARDQATRRLRAAAAATAAALAAVATTPLLSSGTPTALIGTGSSCPGAMWLSTATGSRSDSESDEEDLPVGDEVCKRGYLRKQKHGHRRYFVLKLETADAPARLEYYENARKFRHSVRAAAAAAAAAASGATVPALIPPRRVITLYQCFSVSQRADARYRHLIALFTQDEYFAMVAENESEQESWYLLLSRLILESKRRRCGTPGAQPDGEPAALAAAAAAEPPFYKDVWQVIVKPRGLGHRKELSGVFRLCLTDEEVVFVRLNTEVASVVVQLLSIRRCGHSEQYFFLEVGRSTVIGPGELWMQVDDCVVAQNMHELFLEKMRALCADEYRARCRSYSISIGAHLLTLLSARRHLDTLPLEPSGWLRRSRFEQFCHLRAIGDGEDEMLLTRRYITPSEPVPSSRRGRLHLPRARRSRRAISVPASFFRPTPSPVRVPHPVEAPNHRACLSSEASRPGKSGEEDSPQGKEDQEGTEGDYMPMNNWGSGNGQGSGGGQGSSGQGSSSQSSGGSQCSGGGQGSGRGQGSSGGQGSSGGQGSGGQGAGGNQRSGDGQGTAGGHGSGSGQGASGGHGSGSGQGSGDGHGSGGGKNSGGGKGPGGGKTPEGSGERGKSLKKRSYFGKLTQSKQQQMPPPPPPPPPPPPPGATGGKGKSGGRFRLYFCADRGATKERKEAKEVKEAETPEGAARGPHRARAFDEDEDDPYVPMRPGVAAPLASSSDYMPMAPQNFSASKRHSRSPFEDSRGYMMMFPRVSPPPAPSPPKEPDPDKDDEAKDNDSDSDYMFMAPGAGAIPKNPPNPQGGSSSKSWSSYFSLPNPFQGSPLGQSDHSEYVPMLPGKFPGKGLDKESSSNRGPKDAVSKPSVEGSFSKPGDNSPSKNKAKRPNRLSFITKGNKIKPKSQKPTREQREADSSGDYVNIDFTKRDANMPAPFIQGLPGSWSIIAGPRPSAFSNYVNVEFRVPFPNPAHSLSNLLRAFPGANPLFLEGARWPFVPLPPSATGGNANEEEGDYIEVIFNPAMTPAVPFADSAIRYDAETGPIYVVDPFSECCMDISLSPSRCSEPPPVARLLQEDGLERRRPQSHSQSFFASARAAVSAFPTDSLERDLSASLASVAAPALAVGRALAAASALAAAPGIGAAARGLEAAAGLDSASVRRFQPVASAAAAEAVRGAPDVARGWNPRAPNPDADLARDENGAAAAAPPPPPPRRRVPIPREREDSDDDDDTYVRMDFARPDNKKFDSPHRE; encoded by the coding sequence ATGGCGAGTTGCTCCTTCGCTCGCGACCAGGCGACAAGGAGGCTGAGAGCTGCAGCAGCGGCAACAGCGGCAGCGCTAGCTGCGGTGGCGACCACCCCGCTTCTTTCCTCGGGCACCCCGACCGCACTCATTGGGACCGGGTCGTCTTGTCCGGGAGCCATGTGGCTCTCCACGGCCACTGGCTCCCGGTCAGACTCCGAGTCAGATGAGGAGGACCTCCCCGTCGGGGACGAAGTCTGCAAACGCGGCTACCTGCGGAAGCAGAAGCATGGGCACAGGCGCTACTTCGTGCTCAAACTCGAGACCGCGGACGCCCCAGCTCGGCTGGAATACTACGAAAATGCCAGGAAGTTCCGGCACAGTGTCCGCGCCGCGGCGGCTGCAGCGGCGGCGGCCGCCTCCGGCGCCACGGTCCCCGCGCTCATCCCACCGCGGCGCGTGATCACCCTGTACCAGTGCTTCTCGGTGAGCCAGCGGGCCGACGCAAGGTACCGACACCTCATCGCCCTCTTTACCCAGGACGAGTACTTCGCGATGGTGGCCGAGAACGAGTCGGAGCAAGAGAGCTGGTACTTGCTGCTCAGCCGCCTCATCCTCGAGAGCAAGCGCCGCCGCTGCGGCACGCCCGGCGCGCAGCCGGATGGAGAGCCGGCCGCGCTGGCGGCTGCAGCGGCGGCGGAGCCACCCTTCTACAAAGATGTGTGGCAGGTAATAGTCAAACCCAGGGGGCTGGGGCACAGAAAAGAGCTGAGCGGCGTGTTCCGGCTCTGTCTTACCGACGAGGAGGTTGTCTTTGTGAGGTTGAACACCGAAGTGGCCAGCGTGGTCGTCCAGCTCCTGAGCATCCGTCGCTGCGGGCACTCAGAGCAGTATTTCTTCTTGGAAGTCGGTAGGTCCACCGTCATCGGTCCGGGGGAACTCTGGATGCAGGTCGATGACTGCGTGGTGGCCCAAAACATGCACGAGCTGTTTCTGGAGAAGATGAGAGCCCTGTGTGCAGACGAATACAGAGCCCGCTGCCGCAGCTACAGCATCAGCATCGGCGCCCACCTGTTAACCCTGCTGTCCGCTAGGAGGCACCTGGACACGCTCCCGCTGGAACCCAGCGGCTGGCTGAGAAGGTCCCGCTTTGAGCAGTTTTGCCACCTCAGGGCCATTGGTGACGGGGAAGACGAGATGCTCCTCACCAGGCGCTACATAACACCCAGCGAGCCCGTGCCCTCCTCCAGGCGAGGAAGACTGCACCTGCCCAGAGCGCGCAGGTCCAGGAGAGCGATTTCAGTGCCAGCCAGCTTTTTTCGCCCAACACCCAGTCCGGTGCGTGTCCCGCATCCTGTAGAAGCCCCCAACCACAGAGCTTGCCTGTCCTCTGAAGCATCTCGCCCTGGCAAGTCTGGGGAAGAAGACAGTCCTCAGGGCAAAGAGGATCAGGAAGGAACCGAAGGTGACTACATGCCCATGAACAACTGGGGCTCAGGAAATGGCCAGGGTTCTGGAGGTGGCCAGGGCTCAAGTGGCCAAGGCTCCAGTAGCCAGAGTTCAGGAGGAAGCCAGTGCTcgggtggagggcagggatccGGACGTGGCCAGGGCTCAAGTGGTGGCCAGGGCTCAAGCGGTGGCCAGGGCTCAGGGGGCCAGGGGGCAGGAGGAAACCAGCGTTCAGGAGATGGCCAGGGCACTGCGGGTGGGCACGGTTCAGGCAGTGGCCAGGGAGCCAGTGGTGGACATGGTTCGGGCAGTGGGCAGGGATCTGGAGATGGTCATGGCTCAGGTGGTGGCAAGAACTCTGGAGGGGGCAAAGGCCCAGGAGGTGGGAAGACCCCCGAAGGCAGTGGTGAACGTGGAAAATCTCTGAAGAAAAGATCCTACTTTGGCAAATTAACTCAAAGCAAGCAGCAGCAAatgccaccacctccacctcctccacctccaccccctccacctgGAGCAACTGGTGGTAAAGGGAAGTCTGGGGGAAGGTTCCGACTCTACTTTTGTGCCGACAGAGGAGCCACAAAAGAACGCAAAGAAGCCAAAGAAGTCAAAGAGGCAGAGACCCCAGAAGGTGCAGCTCGGGGGCCCCACAGAGCCAGAGCTTTTGATGAAGACGAAGATGACCCATATGTGCCCATGAGGCCAGGGGTGGCCGCCCCTCTGGCAAGCTCCAGCGATTATATGCCGATGGCTCCTCAAAACTTCTCTGCTTCAAAACGCCACTCTCGATCACCTTTTGAAGATTCAAGAGGGTACATGATGATGTTTCCCAGAGTAAGCCCACCACCTGCCCCAAGTCCTCCAAAAGAGCCTGATCCTGATAAGGATGATGAGGCAAAGGACAATGACAGTGACAGTGACTATATGTTTATGGCTCCCGGAGCGGGTGCAATtccaaaaaaccccccaaacccTCAGGGTGGTTCTTCCTCTAAAAGTTGGAGCTCTTACTTTTCTCTGCCAAATCCCTTTCAGGGCTCCCCATTGGGACAGAGTGACCACAGTGAGTATGTACCAATGTTACCTGGAAAATTCCCGGGGAAGGGCCTAGACAAAGAATCCTCATCTAACAGGGGCCCCAAAGACGCGGTTTCAAAGCCTTCAGTTGAGGGGTCATTCTCAAAGCCTGGAGATAACAGCCCCTCCAAGAACAAGGCTAAGAGACCTAACCGCCTTTCTtttattacaaaaggaaataaaatcaagccCAAATCACAAAAACCCACACGTGAGCAGAGAGAAGCTGACAGCTCTGGTGACTACGTCAACATTGACTTCACTAAGAGAGATGCTAATATGCCAGCCCCCTTTATTCAAGGACTGCCAGGTTCGTGGAGTATCATTGCTGGCCCCAGACCATCAGCCTTTTCTAATTATGTGAATGTTGAGTTCAGAGTGCCATTTCCAAACCCAGCACACAGCCTCTCGAATCTATTAAGAGCTTTTCCAGGTGCCAACCCCCTCTTTCTGGAAGGTGCTAGGTGGCCATTTGTGCCTCTTCCTCCCAGTGCTACAGGTGGTAATGCTAATGAGGAAGAGGGTGACTACATTGAAGTGATTTTCAATCCAGCAATGACACCAGCCGTGCCTTTTGCTGACAGTGCCATTCGCTATGATGCTGAAACAGGTCCAATCTATGTGGTCGACCCATTTTCTGAGTGCTGTATGGACATTTCTCTTTCCCCCAGCCGCTGCTCTGAACCACCACCTGTGGCTAGGCTGCTGCAGGAAGACGGGCTGGAGCGCAGACGCCCGCAGAGCCATTCGCAAAGTTTCTTTGCCTCGGCTAGAGCCGCTGTCTCGGCTTTCCCCACCGACAGCCTTGAGAGAGACCTCTCCGCCTCCTTAGCCTCCGTAGCTGCGCCAGCCTTAGCCGTGGGCCGGGCTTTGGCCGCCGCCTCCGCCCTCGCCGCGGCCCCGGGCATCGGTGCGGCCGCCAGAGGCTTGGAGGCCGCCGCTGGACTTGACTCCGCCTCCGTCCGCCGGTTCCAACCTGTTGCTAGCGCTGCTGCCGCCGAAGCGGTAAGGGGGGCCCCAGACGTTGCCCGTGGCTGGAACCCGAGGGCCCCAAACCCAGATGCAGACCTGGCCCGAGATGAGAACGGGGCTGCAGCGGccgcccccccaccgccaccacccCGCCGCCGGGTGCCGATTCCCCGGGAGCGAGAGGATTCCGACGACGACGACGACACATACGTGAGAATGGACTTTGCCAGACCGGACAACAAGAAGTTCGACTCTCCCCACAGAG